From the Streptomonospora nanhaiensis genome, the window TCCGGTGGCCATCCCGGTGAACACCACGCGCCCGTCCAGCCGCCGGCCCACCGTGTCGCCGTTGACGCTGCCGTGGGTGATGCGGTGGCGGTGCAGCAGGTCCAGTTCGGCGAAGAGCGCGTCCAGGACGGGGTCGGTCAGCTCCGTGGTGTCGGTCTCGTCCAGGGTGCGCACCCGCATGTGCTCGGTGACCAGGGCGACCGTGCCCAGGCCGAGTTCGCCGATGGCCAGCACCCGCGGGGCGGCGGCGCCGGCGGTGCGCGCGGCGTAGTCCATCAGGGCGGCGTGCTCGACGCGCCGCTGCACGCCCAGCAGGACCGAGGGCGCCGCCGGGCCGCGCAGCATCACCGCGCCCAGCAGGCGCTGCCACAGGCCGGTGGTGTCGTCGGCGCGGATCAGCACGACGTCGAGGCGGCGCTGGACGGTGTCGACGGCGAAGCGCTGGTTGCCGTCGGCGTCGGTGCCCACGGAGTGCAGGCCCAGCGGCTCCCAGCCGAACCGGCGCAGTTCGCGGATGAGCCGCCCGGTGGCGGGCACCGGCCGGGACAGGCCCACGGCGTAGGACGCCATCGACGCGCACGTCCAGCCCGCCAGCACGGTCAGCACCAGGGCCAGGGCCGTGGTGACCCCCGCCAGCAGCACCGAGGCCGAGGTGGCGGCGATCCCGGCCCACATGGCGGCGCGCACCCGCGGCAGGTGGCCCAGCGGGAGCGCGCGGACGTAGGCGACGGCGCCGGCGAGGTAGGCGTGCAGGGGGCTGGTGAAGACGCTGTTGGACTCGGGCGCCAGCAGCACGTCGGGCAGGGCGCCGGGGGCGGCCATGGCCTGCAGGGTGACGTTCACCGCGCCGGTGAGGCCGTAGCCGAAGGCGGCGGCTGTCAGCGCGCGCACGATCTGGCGGAACTCCCGGCGCAGCAGCCGCTCCACGGCGGTGACTCCGATCAGCACGACGACGGTCATGTTGGCGACACCGGCGATGAGCGCCAGCAGCGAGGGCGGCAGCAGGGTGCGCAGCTCGGCGGGCGCGGGGGCGGTGTCGCCGTCGGTGGTGGCGCGGACGACGAGCAGCACGCCCGTGATGGCGAGCGCGCCGGCAAAGGCCACCAGCAGGTCGACCGGCCGCCGCGCCGTGGGCCGCAGCTCCGCCAGCCGCTCGCCGTCGCCCCGGGACGCGCCGTCTCCTCCTGGTTTCACGCTCCTAAGACTGCCCGACCCGCCGCACTGCTCGCGTTAGGCCCCCTGGCGTGTCAGACGCCCCGGTCCGGGGGCGCGGAGCAGGCGCGGGGTGGCCGAGCGGCGCGCGGCCCAGTAAGGTTACCGGTGGGTAGTGCCGCAGACCCCCTCCTTGCGGCACTACCCCGCTCACTTTCCCGCCCCGGCGCCCCGCCCTCGCCAAGCGTCGGCGCGGGACAGGCACCGACAGCGGCAGCCGAGGCCCCGGCGGCGAGAATCCGCATACCGCGACCACCCGAGCGCCCCGCGGCCTCGCCGGGGCCCGAGCGCCGTGTTGCGGTCGGCCCGGATCGGGGTAGCGGGCCCCTCGCGCCGCCACGGGGCAGTCCCGATGCCCCTCGGCGGCGACCACGCGGCCGCGTGCCGCCGGTCCGCCGCCGCGCGAGGGGCGGCGGGGCAGACGCGGTACCGGCGGACCGGGACCGGCCGGCGCGGCACCTCGGACCTCCTGCGGCGCCGGCCGCCCCGCCCGTCGGCACGTACCGCCACCGGCGAACGCCCTGCCGCCCACAAGTGCCGCCCAACGGTGGGCGGGCCCGGGGCGCCGGCCCCCGGGCTCCGGCGCCCGCCCCACCGCTGGGTGGGACCGCCGGTCGGGGCGGGGGCCGCCGGTCAGCGAGCCCATCGGTCACGGACCCACCGTCCGCCCGGTCACAGGAAGCTGACCCCCTGGGCCAACGGCAACTCGGTGGAGTAGTTCACGGTGTTGGTCGCCCGGCGCATGTAGGCGCGCCAGGCGTCGGAGCCCGACTCCCGCCCGCCGCCGGTGGCCTTCTCGCCGCCGAACGCGCCGCCGATCTCAGCGCCGGAGGTGCCGATGTTGACGTTGACGATCCCGCAGTCGGACCCGGCGGCCGACATGAACAGCTCGGCCTCGCGCTGGTCCGTGGTGAAGATCGAACTGGACAGCCCCTGGGGCACGCCGTTGTGGATGTCCAGCGCCTCCTCCAGGGTGCGGTAGGTCAGCACGTACAGGATCGGCGCGAAGGTCTCCTGGCGCACGATGTCGCTCTGGCGGGGCATGCGCACCACGGCCGGCTCCACGTAGTAGGCGTCGGGCGCCTCCTTCTCCAGGCAGCGGGCGCCCCCGCACAGCACCGTGCCGCCCTCGGCGGCGGCCTCCTCCAGCGCCTCGGCCATGGCCCGGTGGGCGCTCTCGCCGATCAGCGGCCCCACCAGGGTGGCGTCGTCGAAGGGGTCGCCGATGCGGGCGCGCAGCCGCCCGTAGGCCTCGACCACGCGGTCGGTGACGGCCTCGGCGACGTCCTCGTGCACGATCAGCCGCCGCAGCGTGGTGCAGCGCTGCCCGGCGGTGCCGGCCGCGCCGAAGACGACACCGCGCACGGCGAGGTCGAGGTCGGCCGAGGGCGCCACCACGGCGGCGTTGTTGCCGCCCAGCTCCAGCAGGCAGCGGCCCAGGCGGGCGGCCACGCGCGGGGCGACCTCGCGGCCCATGCGCACCGATCCGGTGGCGCTGAGCAGGGCCACGCGGGGGTCGTCGACCAGCAGGGCGCCGGTGTCGCGTCCGCCGATCAGCACGTGGTGGACGTCGGAGGGGGCGCCGACGTCGGACGCGGCGCGCGCGAGCAGGGCGTGGCAGGCCAGCGCGGTGAGCGGGGTCAGCTCCGAGGGTTTCCACACCACGGTGTCGCCGCAGACCAGGGCGACCGCGGTGTTCCACGCCCACACCGCGACGGGGAAGTTGAAGGCGGTGACCACCCCGACCACGCCCAGCGGGTGCCAGGTCTCCATGAGCCGGTGGCCGGGCCGCTCGGAGGCCATGGTGCGGCCGTAGAGCTGGCGGGAGAGCCCGACGGCGAAGTCGCAGATGTCGATCATCTCCTGGACCTCGCCGGCGGCCTCGGAGCGGATCTTGCCCGCCTCGACGGTGACGATGTCGGCGAGGTCGCCCTTGTGCTCGCGCAGCAGTTCGCCCAGGCGGCGCACCAGGTGGCCGCGCACGGGGGCGGGCGTGTCGCGCCAGGCCGTGCGGAAGCAGGTGTCGGCGGCGCCGATCGCGCGTTCGACGTCGGCGGGACCGCAGGCGGCGACGTCGAACAGGGCCTCCCCGGTGATGGGCGTGCGGGCGGGATGGCCGGTTCCGGTGACCTCGGGCAGGTGGTCGACACCGCAGCGCTGCAGCGCGGAGGTGACGCGGTCGTGGACGTGGTCGGTGCTGGGGAGCGCGGGCATGGCGGTGTCTCAGTCTCTTCCGTGTCGTCCCCTCGCCGTCGAGGGGCGGCCGTGCGGGTAGGTCTCTCGTTCCCTGCGGGCTCGGCCGCTAACCGCCTCCGCGCCCGGGGCGGACGGCGGGGGGTGCCGGATGTGGGAGGCTGTCGAACCGTACGCCGCGCGCGAATCCATCGCAGCCGGGGCGTACGGTGACGACTTCGACAACCACCGGCGTCTGCGCTATACCCGGAAGGAGGAGCGGCGTTCTCCTCGGCCGCCGCGGTCGAGGCGGGGCACGCCGCCACGCACATGAAGGCCACCGCCAGCACCGTCGAGGAGTCCCGCACCGCGTCCGCGGCGCCGCAGGCGATCCTGCGCCGCTCGGGGTTCGCCGCGGCGGCTCCGCTGTTCGCCGCCGACCTCGCGGCGGCGCGCAGCCTGGACGACGCCGTGCAGATCGTGGCCTCCCACGGCCGCCGGCTGTGGACCGAGGCGGTGCGCCAGGCCGGTGAGGTCGCCGACGACCGCCACCTGTACTGGGCGCGGCTGACGCTGAGCGCCCGGCTGCGCGCCTGGCGGCCGGACTTCCCGCTGGAGGACTCCGACCGAGCCGCGCTGTCGGACCGCCTGGAGCGCGCCTCACGGGGCCACGACGACCTCGTCTTCCCGCCCGACGACCGGCTGCTGCGGGTGATCGTCACCGGGTTCGACCCCTCCGGCCTCGACACCGACCTGCGGCGCTCCAACCCCTCCGGCGCGGCGGCGCTGACCCTGCACGGCGCCGGCTTCGAGGCGCGCGGGCGCACCGCCGCGGTGCGGACCGCCCTGTTCCCCGCGCGCTGGCGGGACCTTTCGGCGGGCATGGTCGAACGGGTGCTGGGCCCCCACTACGCGCCCGGACCCGGCGCGGCGCCGGCGGACGCGGTGATCACGGTGGGCCAGGGCGACTCCGGACGGTTCGACCTGGCGGTCTACTACGCCGGCTGGCGCGACGGCACCGCCGACAACGAGGGGGTGCGCGCGCCGGGCCCGGTGCCGCTGCCGCGCGCCGAGCCCGGCGCGGCCGAACCGCCGGCCTGGACGGAGTCCAGCCTGCCGCGCGGGGCCGTGCCGGCACGGGCGGCGGGGCGGTTCCCGGTGCGCGAGGCCACCGAGGTCACCGAGATCGCCCCCGGGGAGACCGCGCCGCGCACCCGCGCGGGCGGCCCGGTCGGGGGTTCGGCCGCGCGGGCGGGGTCGGCCGGCGCCGGGTTCTCCAACGAGGTCGCCTACCGCAACACGCTGCTGCGCGACGCCTCGGGCCGGGACGTGACCGCGGGCCACGTGCTGACCCCGGCGCTGGAGGTGGACGCCGCCGACCCGGAGGCGCTGAGCGGACCGGCCTTCGAGCGCGACCGCGCCGACATCGTGGCCCAGCTGCGCGCGATCATCGAGGCGGCGCTGGAGCGTTGAGGGGGCGACGCCGGAGCGCCCTCCGACCGCCTCATCGTGACGCACCGGCAGGCGGGCGAGGAGCCGGACGGGCACGCCGCCCGTCCGACAGGGCGAGCCCGAGAGCGATCTGGGGACCGTGGCCGCCGGACGCGGCATACGTCAGAAGGCCGCGCCGCACCTCCTCGCCACGGACCGCCTACAGGCCGCTGCCGCCGGAGGATGACGGCTGGAAAAGCCGCCGACGGGCGAGGGCCGCAAAAATAAGGGGGGCGCCCCGCACCCGTGCGGGTGCGGGGCGCCCCTGGCCGCGCGCGGCGGACCGGACCGGCTCCGTGGGCCGCGGGCTCAGTAGGCCGCGAACGCGGCGAAGCCGTAGATCACCCAGTAGGCGATACCGGCGACGGCGCCGACACCGAAGGCGATCCAGGAGATCAGGCCGCAGGTGCGCGAGGTGGACGGGTTGCTGGTCACGTTCACCACGGCGATGATGCCCAGGATGATGCCGATGATGCCGAAGGGCCAGCACAGGCACAGGCCGATGACGTTGGCGATCAGCGCGCCGATGGCGCTGCCCTGGCTCGCCGGCTTCTCGCCGCTGCCGCCCATGCCGGGCGGGGGCGGCGGGGGCGGGCCGTAGCCGCCGGTTCCGCCACCACCGGGACCGTAGGGTCCGCCGGGCGGAGGCCCGGGGGGCGGGGGCGGCGGCGGGGGTCCCCATCCGGGTCCCTGCGGCGGTTGGCCCCCTGGCGGCCCGTAACTCATCTGCGATTCCTCCCCGTAAGAGCCCATGGCGGCTACTGGGTACGTGTGGGATGTCCGAACGATGCTGCCAGATCTGATGGGCCCAAGACGGCCTCGGTTCCCGGTGTTCGGGGAGTTGTTACCGATTCGGGTCACAGCGGTGAGCACGCGCCGGAGCGACCGAAACCCGGGCTGCCTCGCGGCCCCGGCGCTTCGCAAGGGCCAGGATACGCCGCCCCGCTCCAGGCCCCGGCCACGCCGGCGTCCGGATGCGGCCATGCCCGCAACGCCGCGAGGGCGCCCCGCGGACCTGCCGGCGCCTGTGGCCCGCCTGCTGCC encodes:
- the amaB gene encoding L-piperidine-6-carboxylate dehydrogenase codes for the protein MPALPSTDHVHDRVTSALQRCGVDHLPEVTGTGHPARTPITGEALFDVAACGPADVERAIGAADTCFRTAWRDTPAPVRGHLVRRLGELLREHKGDLADIVTVEAGKIRSEAAGEVQEMIDICDFAVGLSRQLYGRTMASERPGHRLMETWHPLGVVGVVTAFNFPVAVWAWNTAVALVCGDTVVWKPSELTPLTALACHALLARAASDVGAPSDVHHVLIGGRDTGALLVDDPRVALLSATGSVRMGREVAPRVAARLGRCLLELGGNNAAVVAPSADLDLAVRGVVFGAAGTAGQRCTTLRRLIVHEDVAEAVTDRVVEAYGRLRARIGDPFDDATLVGPLIGESAHRAMAEALEEAAAEGGTVLCGGARCLEKEAPDAYYVEPAVVRMPRQSDIVRQETFAPILYVLTYRTLEEALDIHNGVPQGLSSSIFTTDQREAELFMSAAGSDCGIVNVNIGTSGAEIGGAFGGEKATGGGRESGSDAWRAYMRRATNTVNYSTELPLAQGVSFL
- a CDS encoding lysylphosphatidylglycerol synthase transmembrane domain-containing protein → MKPGGDGASRGDGERLAELRPTARRPVDLLVAFAGALAITGVLLVVRATTDGDTAPAPAELRTLLPPSLLALIAGVANMTVVVLIGVTAVERLLRREFRQIVRALTAAAFGYGLTGAVNVTLQAMAAPGALPDVLLAPESNSVFTSPLHAYLAGAVAYVRALPLGHLPRVRAAMWAGIAATSASVLLAGVTTALALVLTVLAGWTCASMASYAVGLSRPVPATGRLIRELRRFGWEPLGLHSVGTDADGNQRFAVDTVQRRLDVVLIRADDTTGLWQRLLGAVMLRGPAAPSVLLGVQRRVEHAALMDYAARTAGAAAPRVLAIGELGLGTVALVTEHMRVRTLDETDTTELTDPVLDALFAELDLLHRHRITHGSVNGDTVGRRLDGRVVFTGMATGTVAAAPLKASLDVAALLTVVALRVGEDRAVDSAIRVLGREAVAAALPFLQTAGMPFALRRRLRSHRKVLGALRGRITGAVPEAPARPARLERMRPRTVVSVVVATAVGVALAYQLAGVDLSTISDADLGWTAAAFGASTLCMVAAAMALMGFVPIRLGLWTTVLVQYAGSFVRIAAPAGLGSLAINTRYVAQMGASPGLAISAVGLSQAVGLILHVPLLLVCAYLTGTAYLADFSPSPTVIVVTAALSVAVALVLLLPRLRRAVLERARPYFQGTLPQLLDLLQHPRRVVMGIGGTLLLTVGFVMCLAFSVAAFGGRADIAALAVVFLAGNAIGSAAPTPGGLGAVEAALLGGLTTVAGVPAGVGLPAVLLYRLLTFWLPVLPGWAAFHWLQRRKAL
- a CDS encoding pyroglutamyl peptidase, which gives rise to MKATASTVEESRTASAAPQAILRRSGFAAAAPLFAADLAAARSLDDAVQIVASHGRRLWTEAVRQAGEVADDRHLYWARLTLSARLRAWRPDFPLEDSDRAALSDRLERASRGHDDLVFPPDDRLLRVIVTGFDPSGLDTDLRRSNPSGAAALTLHGAGFEARGRTAAVRTALFPARWRDLSAGMVERVLGPHYAPGPGAAPADAVITVGQGDSGRFDLAVYYAGWRDGTADNEGVRAPGPVPLPRAEPGAAEPPAWTESSLPRGAVPARAAGRFPVREATEVTEIAPGETAPRTRAGGPVGGSAARAGSAGAGFSNEVAYRNTLLRDASGRDVTAGHVLTPALEVDAADPEALSGPAFERDRADIVAQLRAIIEAALER